The Labeo rohita strain BAU-BD-2019 chromosome 22, IGBB_LRoh.1.0, whole genome shotgun sequence genomic sequence ctcTATTGTATAATtgttgaaaatgaatgactgaatgactAAATGATACTCACCAGTGACCGTAACAATAAAGCTCCTTATGACCCTGAAACTTCTGCTGCTGATTTGTAGTTGATAGAGTCCAGAGTCTGTATCTGTGGTGTTCATGATGATCAGAGATTCAGTCTGAAGATCCACTCTCAGTCTGTCTTTCAATTTGTGTTTACACTGTTCATCTGTACAGACTCTTCTCTGATCTTCTGTGATTTCAGCAATGCAAATGCCATTAAAATACCACATCATCACATaatttttgttctttatttcaCCAGGATATAAAGTAACAGATTCTCCTTTCTGCACTGACTTTCTCTTCATTTCATCAAGTTCAGAAACAGAAACACCTGAAACACAAACCAACAGCTGCTATAGTTACATGCTAAGTTAAGTTACTAAATATCAAGAGAATTGTGGTTACAAATATCtcaaaaacttcaaaaaatcATTACATATCTTTGTCGGATTCAAAATTACACACACTTTATTATACACAAATTTAGTACATGTTAATATAATTGATTGCATTATAATACTAGGTACTTTTTTGAATGATCAAAAAGTTCCCTTGTAATCATGTGAATTTATCCACAAGATAAGTGCTTAGGGATGCGCCAATCCGATATTCATATCGGGTATCGGCTCCGATACTGCCATTTTTGTCAGATCAGTATCGGTCATAGAGGGTCGATTATTCTGTGTTACCAtaaagcagtataaaagcattataaaGCACAATAACATTTTCGTGCACTATATTCCAAgacttctgaagccatacaataGCTTAATGTGAGGTGCATATGAATATTTAAGTCCTTACATTAAAGTTCACACAAACTCTTTTCTCCGCTGTGGCTGTTAGTCATTCTGTTCAGCCTTCAAACCCTGGTTGCATTCGGTTACGACAGTCAATTCGGTAAAGCTCTCTCCAAGATCATTCTGTGTTCCCATTATTATGCTTGATTTGTGGATAAATGTTTATGATTTCATATAAAAAGGACTTTATCATGCCGGAGTTTAATGTTGTTTCTAAATCATGTTATTTGCTACCGGGTGTCTGTGAGAACAAATCACGATAGTAGAAGACTATAGATAGTTACTGTGCGcgttaaaaactaaaatttaaaactgttaaaagaaAGGCTCAATAAACTGTTGCACAGATATAATAAACTACACATCAAtttctcttctcttctgtgttttGAACCTTTTAACGCAAAGCGCTGCGTGCTGTGACACCGTGTTGCTTTAAGCGCATCAGTCGGCACACCGGATGCGCATATTGTAAGCGGTGCTTGCCacactgtatttgttttgtcCTATCTATCATATGTTGTTGCcttattaaaaatatgctatacatttaaaataaatgtattctaattttatatacttatatataaatgcattgtttttcatgaatggattttataataatacaaatatcaatgtgtaatattttaccAGATTTAGTGTAACACCTTTATTTGCTCcccaaaaaataatgttttttgttttttcacaaaatgttagGATTTCTAAAATTACTGTGCACAGATTTTTTTAGAATAACTTTTGCTGCTGAATTATCCACTAACATCataatcatatttattaatttatgtttcttTATAATGAAGTAGTCCGTATTTAGTAGAGTGTGAAAGAATGATTATCAGTTCCACACACAGAGACAAGATATGATAAAATATGGTAATCAGAAATTGTATGATGAATTATATCATCTTGACCAGTACAAAACTAAATGGCAAAACTATTGTTATCAGcaactaaatgacaaaataagtttaaaatcaatgcattttcttttatgatAAAGAGATAAGGCAACTCTAAATGTCAATAAACATGCTGATTTGAGTGACCTGCTTTTAAACATCTGTAAAATGACTTACCATGAACAGTTACAATGAAGATGTTTTCACTGATTCTGCTGTTTCTGAAGAGCTCTACTtgataaagtccagagtctgtggttatGGTGTTaatgatggtcagagatccagtctgttgatccagtttcagtctgtctctgaatctctcagtACCTTCATGACACTGAGCATCAGTACACATCTTGAGATCTCCAGTGATTTGAGCGATGCGACTGTCATTGAAATACCATTTAACCCTTTCTTGATTGTTTATTATAACACCAGTGTTTAGaatgactgaatctccctccatcactgacactgtcctgttattattatcagttgCACCTAGAAAAGAAACAAGCAGTTAATCATAATCCGTCTGAGAtagtaaaacaaaattaaacagtaGTACTGtttttagggcccgagccctaaaagggcaCACATTGGAATCTGCGGTCATTAGGACGCCGCAGAGACTGGCACAGGGgctctacagcgccccctggaacACCTTCCAAAAACTAATTGTATATCCCACATATACTTGCACGTATACATATGAAACTCGGTACAGAATCATGTAGATCTCACTGAGCCGAACAACTCACGCACTCTATGTcattagctaatcccaacaggaagtgagcTATTCAAGGCTGTTTAAAAAgcgcatgctctggaatttgatatactcCTCGGAGGCCTTTATTCCGACggccaccaaactcggtcagTATGAcctcaagacattggggatgcTAAATTGCTGAGGAATATCTCGAATGGTTTGGCCGTGGCAAAGTGACaaaattatggcgagaaatgagaaacaggaaatgtagaatgtggatttttggaaaaatcaggctataaataaattcatactccTCCAAGTACGAATAAGTAGTTCACACCAagctttgtcaacatgatgccaacatactgaagatgttaaattgcgagcGGATTTGGGAACGGTTGATTTATGgcgatttattaaaatagcagtaaaaaacataaCCGTAATTTgaaaatgcagcatccaaacacttcaaaactttttacatacatagaactagtcattctgagaaataaatgcttacttccatcgatataaaattgtctactaaaaatagaaaattaaaaaactattaaacatctgatctcactctaactctctcactctaactctatGTAGGGGGATGGGATgaactgtgtgtatgtgtacctgtttttgctacattgtggggaccaaatgtctccacaaggatagtaaaacctgaaattaaaaaaaaaaaataaaaaaaataaaaattaaaaagtaaatggtgtttatctgaaagtgtaacaatgcaaacatgttttctgtgagggctaggtttagggttaggattgggttaggggatagacaatatcgtttggtcactataaaatctataaaagtctgtggaaagtccccacaattcacaaaaacaaacgtgtgtgtgtgtaagtgtgactgggggtagttgagtggctgtgtgtgtgtgtgtgtgtgtgtgtgtgtgtgtgtgtgtgtgtgtgagagagagagagagagagagagagagagagagagagacaaacagaGAGTGACAGAGTGCATTTAAAGTTCATTATCCTAaatcttcacaactttttacatatgaaaaacaagtcattcttaggaaatatgtttatcatcTTTTCAGAGAccgcaaaaacatttaaaatatcacacgtGTAAACCggcagatgaagactgtaatacccaggatgaacacaagatgacctcataggataaggaatcttttttTAACTCTAATCCTATCTCAGTCTCATTGTATCAGAatgacttaaaaacattttgattgtaaccctttcattgctgtaacccttcaatccaaactggtaCAGGGATACTATTAATGCATGTGCCCAATGGGCACCgtttttctgatggcaccagggtGCCAATTGCTTGCAgcgctatatatatatatatatatatatatatatatatacaaattgtaGGTACCAAAATGTCAAAACAGCACATACATGACATCCAAAACAATAGAACACCAATACTGCACTACACATCAAACAACCCATTTCCTCAAAATAGATTGCATACCTTCAGAAACCCCTAATTAATATTACCCCTTCAAAGGGGCAGTATTCAGATTGTCTCTTCAGCACATTAGGCCTCAAACAATACAATTTCATTATGTTCTAGCAGGTATacacaacaaaactaaattaaaagtgCCAGTAGGGGTGCATATACAAGGGACAGTGAATATAAAtggaagaaataaaatgttttcttcatttcttcttcttcttcttcttcttcttcttcttcaaaaaagcattaattaattaattaattaatttatttatttatttttatcaagtGTAGCACCAGGTttatagatatttatatttccTTCGCATAGCACAAGGTTgcattatagaaatataaacatatattaattAGTCCTGTAAATCAATCAAACAATTTAACTGTAttactgtcacacccctgtggactgttttcgTTGGTTTTTCCCTCTGTGCCCTtttttggtctttcctgttctgtTTCTTGTTATGTCTTTATTGGTTAATTACTCTCACCTGTCCATGTCTAATTAGCACTCCTActtaagtttgattcagttccttgTTTCTCTGTTCTTTCTTAATGTCGCTTAATGTTATTTTTCCGTCCTTTGGTTTCCCTGCTGTACCTGTTTGTTCCTGTTCCCCTTTTggacttttatattaaaagcacGTTTTGTATTATTTCCTCGTCCCTGCTCCTCCTTCCCGCACACGAACCCtgactattatattatatcatactAATAGTGAAGTAAAAGGTGAAAACCATTCCGTTTATAGCTATTTATTCCTTTCATATAACTTTTTATGATACTTCTAAAGAtaactttaaatgtataatCTAAAGCCATTAATCCCCAAGACAACTTTGATTTATTTCCTTTACAACACAAGGCTTGTTTTtgagatctctctctctctctctctctctctctctctctctctctctctccaaaaGATTAAAATACTCCTAAAACAGTCCTATTATTCCTTAAAGAATACATAGGGAATTGTGCTATGAATATTTTCTGAAATTTTCACTATTAGGGTGATGTCATAACGTCATATAGTTGAATTGATTGATTAGATGGCTAATTAATACATACGTCTGTTTATCTACAGTGTAAATTGATCATAAAGCATTAATGGTTAATGAGTATGAACCCGAATATCTAATGAATGTCAAACGCTATATTTTAActtgttatatttaatttatatagagACAACACTAGATAGCCTAACAACGactaattttttctttaaaacagcaaatatattgttaaaaaaagtataataataataataatagtaatagtaataataataataatcttaccTTGCATAAAGAGCACACACAAACTAGTGAAAAGAAGATATTTCGCCATTTTTCATCTGACAAACAACTCGTTTCCCCATAAGCATGGATCGGTTTATCTTCCTCCCGAATTTACTGAGCTTCACCTTTTGTGGGAGTGTCCTTAAGGCAACATACAAACAGATGACACTGAGAATTTTTGGTCTACAAATGGCAAATTGTTCAAGAGATATTATGGTAAAttgattaattataaataaatggaaaaggTAGTCTAATAAAGTTTCGTTGAAACTACAGCTGTACCTAGTTTTACAACTATTTTTAGTTTGAGTAATATGATACGTCGTCTAACCTCTTTTGCCTGATTGATTACAGGCATTTGATAAATAGATACTGGCAGCTCATTCAGATGAACAGGTAACgttaacatacatttttaactaatagaataatagaaatatattactgttgtaaattacatcagtaaaataaatttattaaaattgaacCTCTGtcaagtagaaaaaaaaatcaacggGAATAATGTGAATGAGGAAATAAAGTGAAGAATGTGTCATCAGAACAAAGCATTCAAGCATTCACATTTTACGTGAAATGTACAAAAGACGTCAAAACGTctaaacagaaaagaaaaaaaaaacagcataagaGGTCAAATTGCTGACACTTTCTTTTCGTAGAatgtagtaaatatttaaatatattgtcttaaaacgtattaaaaaaaaaacaaaaacaaaaaaaaaacattaactctTTAGCTTTAAATGTAACAGCCATGCTGAAATTGCGAgtctactttatttatttaatgctggaaactaaaatgtcattatCTTTTTAATCCATCATATAAGCAAGAATCTGAGCGTGTACTAAGAATTTCAGTTGAGTTTTATCTAAAGGACACAATCATGATAAAGAGAAattcatggggaaaaaaaaaaaacctcatgaATGTCCCGCCCAGTGGCACCAACTACGTCAGGAACTGGATTTTGGTTGGAATAAGTTCCCAGCAAACATGCCGGTTTGGGGCCCGCGTGGGCCCACTGTGGGCAAAAAATCTAACTCGCGCGGGCAGCCCGCTATGGGCCCCCGATACCGGCGTGAAATGCGGGGCACGTGTGGGCCCCACACTATGGGGCCCGCGTGGGGCCCGAGTGGGACAGCCCAAAAGTGTGGGTTAAGTGTGGGCCCCCAGTTGGGCCGATTGTGGGCCCATAAAGTGTGGGCATGCTGTGGGTTGGGTGTGGGCACTGTCGGGATagtgtggggatgctgtggACTGGGTGTGGGCACAGTGGGGAAAATGTGGGCATGCTGTAGGCTGGGTGGGGGCACCTGTGAATGGCCATTGTGGccttaacaaataacaaaattagtTTGCTTTTACTTTGTACCTGCAAAATgccacaatattactattaatgcaTATGCAGAATAACTGCAGGCTGAAAGTAGAAGCAATAAATTAAGAGTCATAAATTTCATATACTTCATATCATTTATTCACAgccacgtaaaaaaaaaaaaaaaaaaaaaaagcagaaaacactactgtttaaaagtttagggtcggtaagatttgtcagtgtttttgaaagagctCTCTTATGCTTAACAAAACTACATTTCTTATCATCAGCAGTCtggaaaactgttgtgctgctttatatttttgaggaaaccatgatatatatttttgaggaaaccatgatatattttttcaggatcctttaaataatgcttttaaaagagcagcatttatttgaaataggatTTTTGGGcaacaatgtaaaagtttttatcaatttaacgcatccttgctgaataaaaataatttcttaaacatTTCAAACGTATGTATTtcttagattaaaaaataataataaaatactgaccccaaactattgaacagttgaatgtattaaataattttataggaCAGAGCaatgattaattattactaAATCAGAACGTTAAGTAGATCATAAATCAGTTCCCTAAGGGGCAACAGTAGAACTCTGCCTgatcgctgttcttctgctccTTCCACCATCCCAAGTGTGTTATGCTGCGGAAGCATTTTAATAGATGtttccatttcagatgctgtggtCAGCCTACTTTTTGTTCCATCATCTaagtgagaaagaaaagaacaattaaaatgtaaatatatatatatatatatatatatatatattgttaggGGAAATACAGTTAAAACCCAAAGTGTAGGTGTGTGGTAATAAAGGCCAGGAGTCAGCGATGTAGTCAGTCGAAGAAAATTTTACTGAAGAAGATAGTTTGCAGTGTCATCAGCAGAAGCCAGCTTCAACACTCTCGACGGAGTTCGTAGGCTGCTCTGCGTACATGTTAAAATCACCAGTAGTTATACTCTAACACAAGTTGCTAACTACGCAAATACATAGGTCAGGAagattctgattggttcaaATCCAGATAAACTTAGTAAATCTCCACATATGGACGTCAAACTCAACGCATATCTATACATGATTATCTAAGCGACAACCGAACCCGGATCAGACACAACAGGTCGTTCCCGAGACCTATTTCTGAACAGGGTGCCAATGTAGTCAGCTCTGCTGTGCTCCTAGACAAAGACACAGagacagatacacacacacacatgtagtCGAACTCTTATCCATCTTCCAAGGTTGGATAGTCCTGGCAGGGTTCTTATCAGTATGGTTGGTTACACATCCCACTATGTGAACAGCATCAAGGAAAAGGCATACAAAATGAACTAAAGTCTACTTTAATATATGGTTATAACAATTAGATCTTTGTAACAGTTGTTCCGGTCACTCATGGATGTCCTAGGTCAGTACTCAAAAGAGAAAGAAGACAAACATTATATTAAtggtataaaacaaacaaacacacaaataaataaataacactatataCAATAATATCTGAGAAtgtaaaaggaagaaaaaataaataaaaataacttaagcATTACACAGGTTACAGTTAAACAGCCAGGAGAAATCATTATACATGAATATGCTACCTTAATATTATTTCCtgggctatatatatatttgttttgttttgtttttacttttactttcattacatattttcataattgttaAATTAGTATTCCAGATGGCTGATTACATATGACAGTGATAATCTTTATGGCTACATACTGATTCAGGAGCTTAGATAGTTTTGATATAATCGtatgatatataatttttaagtaACAATAGCATGACAGTAATATAGCTGTATCTTCGTAATAATCTTTAATCAAATGTACATTGTTTGCGAAACTGTCCTAACGTTAACAGTTACCGGTCAGCGCGGACAATTTACCGATGTCTATCAGTTATAAACAGATACATTAATGATATGTAACGAGATTTTTTAAGCGTGTAGCCGAGGTATTGTATTGTGCTATATATAAATCCCCGTTTGTGTTGCTATTTAAGactttaaaacaaagattaGCTCCTTCTTGCTCGGCTATTATTAATTCATCGCGTAAACAGCAACGGAAAACGAAAATAATCCAAATGAACACCAATATGGACGTAAACTAATTTAATTCAGTGAATTTAAGTGCAATTTTGAAGGATATATTACCTCAGAGATTAACGTTACCTCAGAAAACGGCTTTTGTTGTAATTTGGTTGGATTTTTGAActacttcaaaatgttaataattttaacaaaataagagggatcatggaaattgcatgttattttttatttattactgacctggtTATAAACTATATTTCACATACCagctgtttgtttatatatactccacaagacacAATAATAATTGATTTTCCAGCAGCATCTGCATATTTTACgcatcattctgttcaaaggtttataccccctgcctcttaatgcattgtgttgccttcttaaacatcagtaaatgttttcaccttttgtaataattatgtatgagttcctcagttgttctcagtgtggaaagatggatctcaaaatcatacagtcagttTTCCAAAGTGTTCAAAAAAgcagaagatgctggaaaaaccaaataatgtgcaggagctggaggatttttctgaagaacagcaggcagatgaactgctcaggacaaacaagggactcatgaacagctatcacaaaagataaaaacagtcGTTAATCATCCAGGAATCGAAACACAGTGTTAAGATTAAAgggtatgtaaacatttgaacggggtcatttatataatttcagttattattttgtcttgtggagtatattAAAACATCTGTCATATTAAATagtttattcaggacagtactaaatttttgtacaatttttgtTATGGACTTATTGTTGTTAAacttattgtttacattttactgcCATTGTCAcagaaatacaattttaaatgtaacatttgcatGTAgatataacaataatttaaaaaacaacaattttgatTAGAATCcaatcataaaacatttttaaaaagtttagttttagCTGTCTTTTGCTGTTAACAAGACTGCCCACAGAAAAAACACATGGGGCCCCAATTGAGCAAACTGGTATGGGCCCCACATGGGCTAACCCACAGGGGGCCCACAGCGGGTTTAGTGTGGAAAACCATCATGAGGGCCCAAAAGGGCAAACCCACTGTGGACCCGCATGGGCTAAGCCCACAGGGGGCCCACGGTGGGTTTAGTGTGGGCAAGCCCACTGCGGGCTTGCCCACAGAAAACTATCATGGGGGCCCAAACAGGCGAGCCCACTATGGGCCCACAGCGGGTTTAGTGTGGGCTTGCTCTGCCCGCACTGTCCCACAGTAAACCCACAGCGGGCCCGCACGGGCATGTTTGCTGGGTTGTTCGCAGTGGGTGATGTAAGAAAATGATGCTTCGTTGCGTCACAGTCCTTTAGAGGGcgatatttaaaattttaactcaTGAATCTATGGTTTTAACAGATCGCTGTTGAGTTTATTGCAGGTTTAGTTTTAATGACAATCACaatcacacaaaaaaagaaagaaagaaagaaagaaagaaagaaagaaagaaagaaacagagaatCATGAAATTTAGCAGTTtgctttatatattttc encodes the following:
- the LOC127153448 gene encoding uncharacterized protein LOC127153448, whose protein sequence is MAKYLLFTSLCVLFMQGATDNNNRTVSVMEGDSVILNTGVIINNQERVKWYFNDSRIAQITGDLKMCTDAQCHEGTERFRDRLKLDQQTGSLTIINTITTDSGLYQVELFRNSRISENIFIVTVHGVSVSELDEMKRKSVQKGESVTLYPGEIKNKNYVMMWYFNGICIAEITEDQRRVCTDEQCKHKLKDRLRVDLQTESLIIMNTTDTDSGLYQLQISSRSFRVIRSFIVTVTVSGYVCKPGSLRREGIL